In one Myotis daubentonii chromosome 1, mMyoDau2.1, whole genome shotgun sequence genomic region, the following are encoded:
- the LOC132236728 gene encoding eukaryotic initiation factor 4A-I-like, giving the protein MEAPHIIVGTPGHVFDMLNHRYLSPKYIKRFVLDEADEMLSHGFKDQIYDIFQKLNSNTQVESLSATVPSDVLEVTKKFMRDPIWILVKKEELTVEGICRFFISVKGEWKLYMLCDLYETLTITQAVIFINTGRKVDWLTEKMHT; this is encoded by the coding sequence ATGGAAGCTCCCCATATCATTGTGGGCACCCCAGGCCATGTGTTTGATATGCTTAACCACAGATACCTGTCTCCCAAATACATCAAGAGGTTTGTACTAGATGAAGCTGATGAAATGTTAAGCCATGGGTTCAAGGACCAGATCTATGACATATTCCAAAAGCTCAACAGCAACACCCAGGTGGAATCACTGTCAGCTACAGTGCCTTCCGATGTGCTTGAGGTGACCAAGAAGTTCATGAGGGACCCCATTTGGATTCTCGTCAAGAAGGAAGAGTTGACTGTGGAGGGTATCTGCCGATTCTTCATCAGTGTGAAAGGAGAGTGGAAGCTGTACATGTTGTGTGACTTGTATGAAACCCTCACCATCACCCAGGCAGTCATCTTTATCAACACTGGAAGAAAAGTTGATTGGCTCACTGAGAAAATGCACACCTGA